From the Hevea brasiliensis isolate MT/VB/25A 57/8 chromosome 15, ASM3005281v1, whole genome shotgun sequence genome, one window contains:
- the LOC110653369 gene encoding uncharacterized protein LOC110653369, producing the protein MYPLSFVFVIANLLLFFSQFSDATDTLALSQSLADGSTLVSKDGSFELGFFSLGSSRNRYLGIWYKNIPVKTVVWVANRSSPINDTFGLLMINNSGNLTLRSKNMGNVVWSSNSTKAALKSPVLQLLDSGNLVLREGNGENSGIYIWQSFDYPTDTLLPGMKFGVNLKTGLDRRLTSWKSTDDPYPGDFVWKMQPHGNPEYNILKGSKIYFRSAPWNGISYSGNPQLRSNNIFNFSFVNTEEEIYYIYYLEKKSVISRIVINQTSYRRERYTWDEASASWNLHAYVPNDYCDFYNHCGPYGNCIVDASPICQCLKGFVPKSPDQWNSGALSDGCKRNKSLGCSEGTGDGFLKFRGLKLPDTTYSWVNKSMNLEECRAKCLQNCSCTAYTSFDIREGDSGCAIWFNDLIDIREISSGGQDLYVRMSASELADILDVKHEVDKKILVIIILAIAVISGIVVVIYCSRKSMSKFIGKSKLCILFSYTNDIGIYKIIKNQTEKKEEIDNSESSEEDMELPLFDLVIISHATNKFSDSNKLGEGGFGPVYKGTLIDGKEIAVKRLSKNSGQGLKEFKNEVKLIVKLQHRNLVKLLGCCIEGDERMLIYEYTPNKSLNSFIFDQTRGKALDWSKRFKILCGIARGLLYLHQDSRLRIIHRDLKASNVLLDKDMNPKISDFGMAKTFGADQTEGNTNRVVGTFGYMAPEYATDGLFSVKSDVFSFGILMLEIISGKKSRGFYHPNHSLNLVGYAWKLWKEGKLLELVDPVLREACHLSEVKRCIHISLLCVQHHAEDRPSMASVVLMLGSEIAMAQPKEPGFFKDKGPLEAESSSTNIESSSTNEISVSLPDARSLMYPLSFMFVIANLLLFFSQFSDATDTLALSQCLADGSTLVSKDGSFELGFFSPGSSRNRYLGIWYKNIPVKTFVWVANRNSPINDTFGLLMINNSGNLTLRSKSMGNVVWSSNSTKAALKSPVLQLLDSGNLVLREGNGENSGIYIWQSFDYPTDTLLPGMKFGVNLKTGLDRRLTSWKSTDDPSPGDFVWKMQPHGNPEYNILKGSKIYFRSAPWNGISYSGNPQLRSNNIFNFSFVNTEEEIYYIYYLEKKSVISRIVINQTSNRRERYTWDEASVSWNLYAYVPNDYCDFYNHCGPYGNCIGDASPICQCLKGFVPKSPDQWNSGALSDGCKHNKSLGCSKGTGDGFLKFRGLKLPDTTYSWVNKSMNLEECRAKCLQNCSCTAYTSFDIREGDSGCAIWFYDLIDIREIPGGGQDLYVRMSASELAGIHDVKHEVDKKILVIIILAIAVISGIVVVIYCSRKSMSKFKDQTEKKEEIDESESSEEDMELPLFDLVIISHATNKFSDSNKLGEGGFGPVYKGTLIDGKEIAVKRLSKNSGQGVKEFKNEVKLIVKLQHRNLVKLLGCCIEGDERMLIYEYMPNKSLNSFIFDQTRGKALDWSKRFKILCGIARGLLYLHQDSRLRIIHRDLKASNVLLDKDMNPKISDFGIAKTFGADQTEGNTNRVIGTFGYMAPEYATDGLFSVKSDVFSFGILMLEIISGKKSRGFYHPNHRLNLVGHTWKLWKEGKLLELVDPVLREACHLSEVKRCIHISLLCVQHHAEDRPSMASVVLMLGSEIAMAQPKEPGFFKDKGPLEAESSSTNIESSSTNEISLSLLDAR; encoded by the exons ATGTACCCTCTTTCTTTCGTGTTTGTGATTGCTAATTTGCTGCTTTTCTTTTCTCAGTTCTCAGATGCAACTGATACACTTGCTTTATCCCAGTCTCTTGCCGATGGCAGTACTTTAGTTTCGAAAGATGGAAGTTTCGAGCTTGGTTTCTTCAGTCTTGGTAGTTCCAGGAACCGTTATTTGGGAATTTGGTACAAAAATATCCCTGTCAAAACCGTTGTTTGGGTTGCGAACCGGAGTAGTCCGATTAACGATACCTTCGGCTTGTTAATGATAAACAACTCCGGCAATCTCACACTACGTAGCAAGAACATGGGTAATGTTGTTTGGTCATCAAACTCGACGAAAGCTGCCCTAAAGAGCCCAGTATTACAGCTACTGGATTCTGGGAATCTGGTGTTAAGAGAAGGAAATGGTGAAAACTCTGGAATCTACATATGGCAGAGTTTTGATTATCCAACTGACACATTGCTACCAGGGATGAAGTTTGGAGTGAACTTAAAGACCGGACTTGATCGGCGTCTTACATCGTGGAAAAGCACGGATGATCCATATCCTggagattttgtttggaagatgcAACCACATGGTAACCCAGAGTACAACATATTGAAAGGTTCAAAAATCTATTTTCGATCAGCCCCATGGAATGGCATCTCATACAGTGGTAATCCACAGTTAAGGTCTAACAATATTTTTAACTTTTCCTTTGTGAATACCGAGGAGGAGATTTACTACATATACTACCTCGAAAAGAAATCTGTAATTTCAAGGATTGTAATCAACCAAACTAGCTATAGGCGCGAGCGCTACACATGGGATGAAGCCTCTGCGTCTTGGAATCTACATGCATATGTACCAAATGATTATTGCGACTTCTATAACCATTGCGGTCCCTATGGAAATTGCATCGTTGATGCGTCGCCCATTTGTCAATGTTTGAAAGGTTTCGTGCCTAAATCACCAGATCAGTGGAACTCAGGGGCTTTGTCTGATGGCTGCAAGCGCAACAAGTCATTAGGATGCAGCGAGGGCACTGGAGATGGGTTTCTTAAATTCCGTGGATTAAAATTGCCAGACACTACATATTCTTGGGTAAATAAAAGCATGAATCTCGAGGAATGCAGGGCTAAATGCTTACAGAACTGTTCTTGCACGGCGTATACAAGCTTTGATATTCGAGAAGGAGACAGTGGTTGCGCCATTTGGTTTAACGATTTGATTGACATTAGAGAAATTTCCAGTGGTGGACAGGATCTATACGTAAGGATGTCTGCTTCTGAATTAG CTGACATTCTGGATGTGAAACATGAAGTTGACAAGAAGATACTGGTGATAATCATCCTTGCTATTGCTGTGATTTCTGGGATTGTAGTTGTCATCTACTGCTCCCGCAAGAGCATGTCAAAGTttataggtaaaagtaaattatgtattttgttttcttacaCAAATGATATtggaatttataaaattataaaaa ATCAaacagaaaagaaagaagaaattgacAACTCTGAAAGctcagaggaagatatggagCTCCCATTATTTGATCTTGTCATCATATCACATGCAACCAATAAATTTTCCGACAGCAATAAACTAGGAGAAGGAGGTTTCGGACCTGTTTACAAG GGTACACTAATAGATGGAAAAGAAATTGCTGTGAAGAGGCTGTCAAAGAATTCCGGACAGGGGCTAAAGGAGTtcaaaaatgaagttaaattgaTTGTGAAACTTCAGCACCGAAATCTTGTAAAGCTTCTTGGCTGCTGCATTGAAGGAGATGAGAGAATGTTGATTTATGAATACACGCCAAATAAAAGCCTAAACTCCTTCATTTTTG ATCAAACAAGAGGTAAGGCATTAGATTGGTCCAAACGTTTCAAAATTTTGTGTGGAATAGCTAGGGGGCTTCTGTATCTTCATCAAGATTCAAGACTCAGGATTATACATAGAGATCTCAAAGCAAGTAATGTATTACTTGACAAGGACATGAAtccaaaaatttcagattttggcaTGGCCAAAACTTTTGGGGCAGACCAAACCGAAGGGAACACAAACAGAGTAGTTGGAACTTT TGGTTATATGGCACCAGAATATGCAACTGATGGATTATTCTCAGTGAAATCTGATGTATTTAGCTTTGGAATCCTAATGCTTGAGATAATAAGTGGAAAGAAAAGTCGCGGATTTTATCACCCAAATCATAGTCTAAACCTTGTTGGATAT GCTTGGAAATTGTGGAAAGAAGGCAAGTTATTGGAATTGGTTGATCCAGTTTTAAGAGAGGCATGTCATCTATCAGAAGTGAAGCGATGCATCCATATTAGCCTCTTATGTGTGCAACACCATGCAGAGGACAGGCCAAGCATGGCATCTGTGGTTCTAATGTTGGGTAGTGAGATTGCAATGGCGCAGCCCAAAGAACCAGGCTTTTTTAAGGACAAAGGTCCACTTGAAGCAGAGTCATCCTCTACCAATATTGAATCTTCTTCGACCAATGAAATTTCTGTGTCATTGCCGGATGCTCGA TCCCTGATGTACCCTCTTTCTTTCATGTTTGTGATTGCTAATTTACTGCTTTTCTTTTCTCAGTTCTCAGATGCAACTGATACACTTGCTTTATCCCAGTGTCTTGCCGATGGCAGTACTTTAGTCTCGAAAGATGGAAGTTTCGAGCTTGGTTTCTTCAGTCCTGGTAGTTCCAGGAACCGTTATTTGGGAATTTGGTACAAAAATATCCCTGTCAAAACCTTTGTTTGGGTTGCGAACCGGAATAGTCCGATTAACGATACCTTCGGCTTGTTAATGATAAACAACTCCGGCAATCTCACACTACGTAGCAAGAGCATGGGTAATGTTGTTTGGTCATCAAACTCGACGAAAGCTGCCCTAAAGAGCCCAGTATTACAGCTACTGGATTCTGGGAATCTGGTGTTAAGAGAAGGAAATGGTGAAAACTCTGGAATCTACATATGGCAGAGTTTTGATTATCCAACTGACACATTGCTACCAGGGATGAAGTTTGGAGTGAACTTAAAGACCGGACTTGATCGGCGTCTTACATCGTGGAAAAGCACGGATGATCCATCTCCTggagattttgtttggaagatgcAACCACATGGTAACCCAGAGTACAACATATTGAAAGGTTCAAAAATCTATTTTCGATCAGCCCCATGGAATGGCATCTCATACAGTGGTAATCCACAGTTAAGGTCTAACAATATTTTTAACTTTTCCTTTGTGAATACCGAGGAGGAGATTTACTACATATACTACCTCGAGAAGAAATCTGTAATTTCAAGGATTGTAATCAACCAAACTAGCAATAGGCGCGAGCGCTACACATGGGATGAAGCCTCTGTGTCTTGGAATCTATATGCATATGTGCCAAATGATTATTGCGACTTCTATAACCATTGCGGTCCCTATGGAAATTGCATTGGTGATGCGTCGCCCATTTGTCAATGTTTGAAAGGTTTCGTGCCTAAATCACCAGATCAGTGGAACTCAGGGGCTCTGTCTGATGGCTGCAAGCACAACAAGTCATTAGGATGCAGCAAGGGCACTGGAGATGGGTTTCTTAAATTCCGTGGATTAAAATTGCCAGACACTACATATTCTTGGGTAAATAAAAGCATGAATCTCGAGGAATGCAGAGCTAAATGCTTACAGAACTGTTCTTGCACGGCGTATACAAGCTTTGATATTCGAGAAGGAGACAGTGGTTGCGCCATTTGGTTTTACGATTTGATTGACATTAGAGAAATTCCCGGTGGTGGACAGGATCTATACGTAAGGATGTCTGCTTCTGAATTAG CTGGCATTCATGATGTGAAACATGAAGTTGACAAGAAGATACTGGTGATAATCATCCTTGCTATTGCTGTGATTTCTGGGATTGTAGTTGTCATCTACTGCTCCCGCAAGAGCATGTCAAAGTTTAAAG ATCAaacagaaaagaaagaagaaattgacGAGTCTGAAAGctcagaggaagatatggagCTCCCATTATTTGATCTTGTCATCATATCACATGCAACCAATAAATTTTCAGACAGCAATAAACTAGGAGAAGGAGGTTTCGGACCTGTTTACAAG GGTACACTAATAGATGGAAAAGAAATTGCTGTGAAGAGGCTGTCAAAGAATTCCGGACAGGGGGTAAAGGAGTtcaaaaatgaagttaaattgaTTGTGAAACTTCAGCACCGAAATCTTGTAAAGCTTCTTGGCTGCTGCATTGAAGGAGATGAGAGAATGTTGATTTATGAATACATGCCAAATAAAAGCCTAAACTCCTTCATTTTTG ATCAAACAAGAGGCAAGGCATTAGATTGGTCCAAACGTTTCAAAATTTTGTGTGGAATAGCTAGGGGGCTTCTGTATCTTCATCAAGATTCAAGGCTCAGGATTATACACAGAGATCTCAAAGCAAGTAATGTATTACTTGACAAGGATATGAAcccaaaaatttcagattttggcaTAGCCAAAACTTTTGGAGCAGACCAAACCGAAGGGAACACAAACAGAGTAATTGGAACTTT TGGTTATATGGCACCAGAATATGCAACTGATGGATTATTCTCAGTGAAATCTGATGTATTTAGCTTTGGAATCCTAATGCTTGAGATAATAAGTGGAAAGAAAAGTCGTGGATTTTATCACCCAAATCATAGGCTAAACCTCGTCGGACAT ACTTGGAAATTGTGGAAAGAAGGCAAGTTATTGGAATTGGTTGATCCAGTTTTAAGAGAGGCATGTCATCTATCAGAAGTGAAGCGATGCATCCATATTAGCCTCTTATGTGTGCAACACCATGCAGAGGACAGGCCAAGCATGGCATCTGTGGTTCTAATGTTGGGTAGTGAGATTGCAATGGCGCAGCCCAAAGAACCAGGCTTTTTTAAGGACAAAGGTCCACTTGAAGCAGAGTCATCCTCTACCAATATTGAATCTTCTTCGACCAATGAAATTTCTCTGTCATTGCTGGATGCTCGATAG